Within the Medicago truncatula cultivar Jemalong A17 chromosome 4, MtrunA17r5.0-ANR, whole genome shotgun sequence genome, the region CAGGCAGTCTGATAGAAATTGGTTTGTTCCTTTTCGATTCgacttttttgttgttatttgaattttatatagGGAACTATATAAATCTCGTCCAGGAGATAATCCCCCAAAACAGGTATGAAAGCTATAATTGTAAACCACGATCAAATCTATGGAAGCATTGGTTTATACATTCCTCTTAGTCTCGACTTTAGGAATCATTTTTTTCGCTATCTTTTTTAGAGAACCCCCTATAGTTCCAACTAAAAAGACGAAATGATTTTGAATTACCTCAATTGAAGTAATGAGCCTCCAATATTACGATATTGGAGGCTCATTATTTCAACTAGTCCCCATGTTCTTCGAATGGATCTCTTAGTTGTTGAGAGGGTTGCCCAAAAGCAGTATATAGGGCATACCCGGTAAAACTGACAATTAAACCAGATATAGAGATGGCAATTAGGGTTGCTGTTTCCATGATTATATAATATCAAGACTACAATGGATCTATAGGGTAATTTACAGCGTAATGGTATACAAAGTCAACAGAtctcaatgaaaaaaaaaaaaaataggatttaTGGCTACACAAACCGTTGAGGATAGTTCTAGATCTGGTCCAAGACGAACTGTTGTAGGAGATTTATTGAAACCGTTGAATTCAGAATATGGTAAAGTAGCTCCGGGATGGGGAACTACCCCTTTGATGGGTATTGCAATGGCTCTATTTGCGGtatttctctctattattttagaGATTTATAATTCGTCCATTTTACTGGACCAAATTTCGAATTAGAGAATTAGATTCACAAGAACCAACTAACTAGTTTTTCAATAGAAAGTAAagtttagcttagcatttaggTCGTTGATTTTTAGaccattccatttttatttggtAGTTCGACCGCGAAACTTCTTTGTTTCTGTATTTCCGGAATATGAGTGTGTGACTTGTTACAATTGATCCTATTGATAGTACAGAACATAAAAAGGATACGTCATCTTTCTTATCTTGATAGAGATGGCTTTACCCCGTCAGATATTTATTCTAATATCTGGAGCACGGAATATAGAAAAGAAATAGATTCTAAAGTATTAGAACTATGATTCAtacttaatatttatatttagacCTCGCAACCGgacgaaaaaaaattaaagagttagaataatcaatttcaaaaaaaaaaaattaaataagtgatGATCCAGCAGTTCTTACTCAGGGAATTTTTGGACTTGGATTAAAGGTTTTTTTGGAAATCATCGTGGTTCTGGTATGAATCTGAGGTTTTTGAATTGATTCTATAGGGTCTTAACAAGAAAATTcctatcaataataataaaaaaaaaacagtaaaatcGTATTAAATACAGACAAAAAAAATGAGGTGAATAATAGAATATTCAAGAGGCCGGTAAGGATCAAGAGAAAAGACGAGTGAGCCGACTTGAAATTTTGGCattataaacaaacacaaagaaTACCTTTTggatttccattttttttatcttcaaaaaaGATTGGAATCATAGGATTaagttaagaagtttaaaactTTCTATTCCACATATCTGTTTTCCAAATAACTGGTATTTTTGTTTGAGCCGTACGAGATGAAATTCTCATATACGGTTCTCAGGGGGGTCCTTTGGTTTACCTATCTCAATAAAGTCTATGATTGGTTCGAAGAACGTCTTGAGATTCAGGCGATTGCCGATGATATAACTAGTAAATATGTTCCTCCTCATgtcaatatattttattgtttaggAGGAATTACACTTACTTGTTTTTTAGTCCAAGTAGCGACGGGTTTTGCTATGACTTTTTATTATCGTCCGACCGTTACGGAAGCTTTTGCTTCTGTTCAATATATAATGACTGAGGCTAACTTTGGTTGGTTAATCCGATCAGTTCATCGATGGTCGGCAAGTATGATGGTCTTAATGATGATCTTGCACGTATTTCGCGTGTATCTCACCGGTGGTTTTAAAAAACCTCGCGAACTGACTTGGGTTACGGGTGTAGTTTTGGGTGTATTGACTGCATCCTTTGGTGTAACCGGTTATTCCTTACCTTGGGACCAAATTGGTTATTGGGCAGTAAAAATTGTAACAGGTGTACCCGACGCTATTCCTGTAATAGGATCGTCGGTGGTAGAGTTATTGCGCGGAAGCGCTAGTGTGGGACAATCTACCTTGACTCGTTTTTATAGTTTACATACTTTTGTATTACCTCTTCTTACTGCCGTATTCATGTTAATGCACTTTCCAATGATACGTAAGCAAGGCATTTCCGGTCctttatagaataaaaaaaaaagaaaaaaaacataaattaatcaaatcaaTCATTTTGGGGAGGAGAATAGTATTTCATTGCTACAAATAtgcattattcaaaaaaaaaataagacatgTATTTGGATATTTCCCTTCaacttaacaaaataaattgcaTTCTTTATTTGATATACACGAATAGTTGAATGGAACTCTCCGAAAAAATAATGGATTATGGGAGTGTGTGACTTGAACTATTGATTGGGCCGTGCAGTATGACTTGATCTTATCTGCCACATTTGAATTCACAATTAAATGTGTCTTTTTTCCAACCACCGCGCCAGTCCCCTACGGAGGATAGGCCGGTTCGCTTGAAGAGAATCTTTTCTATGATCAGACTGTATCATATCCTGCATGAATAGGCTCCGTAATATCCAGTAATATAAGTTAAGTAATGTGATATAATCCGGATTATGTCTTCTGTATTTCACTTAACTTAATAGTATGGAAATGCAGTCATTTCCTATGCATTGACTCAATTTATGATACTATCGGAGTGAAACAAGTAGATCTAAAGAAAAACGGGGGTTGTATTCTATTAGTAACAAGTAAATCCTTTCTATGTAAAAAATTCCGAAATTCATTTTGGAGGGAGAACAGTCGAAAGGTTTGAGATCACCCAGAAAGAACTTTTCATTTTGAAAACATACTTGGGTGAAAAGCATTTACTTAAAAAGAAGAACTGAATTTTTTGCAATGCATAGTTGTAATTTCGGAAAAAAAAGAGAATCAAGTTTATTTTCTTACATAGAATCTTCATATATGAGTGACTaccatataaatattttctatgTATGCATTCAGTTCGTTTGATTCGTGCTTGAGCCGGATGATGAAAAATTCTCATGTCCGGTTCTTTCGGAGGATGGATCTATAAGAATTCACCTATCCCAATAACAAAAAAACCTGACTTGAATGATCCTGTATTAAGAGCGAAATTGGCTAAAGGGATGGGTCATAATTATTATGGAGAACCCGCGTGGCCTAAcgatcttttatatatttttcctgTAGTAATTCTAGGTACGATTGCCTGTAACGTAGGCTTAGCGGTTCTCGAACCATCAATGATTGGGGAACCCGCAGATCCGTTTGCAACTCCTTTGGAAATATTGCCCGAATGGTATTTTTTTCCCGTATTTCAAATACTTCGTACAGTACCCAATAAATTATTGGGCGTTCTTTTAATGGTTTCAGTACCCGTGGGATTATTAACAGTACCTTTTTTGGAGAATGTTAATAAGTTCCAAAACCCATTTCGCCGTCCAGTAGCAACAACCGTCTTTTTGATTGGTACCGTCGTGGCTCTTTGGTTGGGTATTGGAGCAACATTACCTATTGAAAAATCCCTAACTTTAGgtcttttttaaattgattcaattgtgaaataaaatatcatgacaTGTGTATTGTGTATCTAGGGAGAATTCACTTTGAAATGACTAATCCCTAGATACATCTATTTCATTTTAGACCTATTCTGAATATATAGATTTGTGcgaatttttagaaaaaataaatgatgaaaaaaaatccaatggatttcaaatttatgcaaaatgctTTTCGATTTGTaaaatgtttaatatattttttacatctTCTACGCGAAAATGTTCAATTTTCATAAGGTCTTCTTGACTCTTATTCAAAAGTTCCAATAATGTATGTATATTGGACTTTTTAAGACAATTATAGATCCTGGGAGACAATTCTAATTGGTCAATAAAAATGGATTTCaatgcaatttcttttttatttttccttagtttatCCTTAAGCAATCTATCATGAAAAGTAAAAAGGGGTAAAGTAACTTTGTGTTGattgttttcaaaatttaagttttcttcttctgcatgtaaaaaaggaataaataaatcaatcaaattcCGGGAGGCTTCATAAAGTGCTTCTTTAGGAGTTAAACTTCCATTTGTCCATATTTCGAGAAAGAGTATCTCTTGTTTCTCATTACCATTCACATAAgaatgaatactatgatttgcATTTCTAACAGGCATAAATACTGCATCTATAGTATAACTTCCATCTTGAATGTTGTTTAGTGTTTTTATACGATATCCACGCTTCCTCTCAATTTGTAATTCAATACACAAATTAATAGGTTCTGTTAGGTTAGCTATATGTTGTGTATTATCAACGATTTCCACCGAAGGTGGTAAAATGATGTCTTGAGCAGTTACATATCCAGGACCTTTGAAACAAATAGATGCGTCCCGAGTTCCATACAGattacttttcaatacaatttctttcaaattcattaaaatttcaTGTATTGATTCTTGAATACCTACTATGGTAGAATATTCATGTGGTATTTTCTCAGATTTTGCACGTGTGATACATGTTCCCTCTATTTCTCCGAGCAAAATTCTTCGCATTGCAATGCCTATTGTATCTGCTTGACCTTTCCTAAGTGGAGACAGAATAAAGCGTCCATAATAAAGACGCTTACTGTCTACCCTTGATTCAACACACTTCCATTGTAGTGTCCGAGCAGATACTTTAACTTTTTCTCGAATCatagtaatatatttttatgaaactcttgatttaattgtttatttctcTTGAAATCTCTTTCTTTAATGTTTCTTTTTAGTTTTACACACGTCTTTTTTTAGGAGCCCTACATCCATTATGTGGGATAGGGGTTACATCCCGTATAAATCTTAATAGTATACCACTTCTAGCAATAGCTCTTAATGCCGCATCTCTTCCTAGACCGGGACCTTTTATTATGACTACGGCTCGTTGCATGCCTTGATCTACTACTGTTCGAATAGCATTTGCTGCTGCGGTTTGAGCGGCAAATGGTGTCCCCCTTCGTGTACCCTTGAATCCACACGAACCGGCAGAGGACCAAGAAATCACCCGACCTCGTACATCTGTAACAGTCACAATGGTATTGTTGAAACTAGCTTGAACATAAATAACTCCCTTTGGTATTTTACGAGGATGTTTACGCGAACCAATACGTCCATTTTTACGTGAACCAATTTTTGGTATAGATTTTgccatttttattattttaaaaaatataagtctGAAATATATGGATATATCCATTTCCTATCAAAAAAGAATTCTTTACTCTTGTTTAACTAGTTATTCTATTGTATTCTATAATTCGATTAATATAGAATACAATTTTTGAAATCAAGCAATAATTAGAATACTTATAATTATCAACTAAATTCTAATATAGAATCTAAatgtttagatttttttgtttactatttaagaaaatggaatattaataagattttttatttgaattttaatatcattttttttttttttgtacatttgGTACTTTCTTTTTAATAGAAAGccctttttttgttaaaatattatcCTTGtctttgtttatgttttggGTTGGAACAAATTACTATAATTCGACCTCGCCTGCGTATCAATCGACATTTTTCACAAATTTTACGAACAGAGGCTCCtactttcatatttttaaattaactcCTTAACTAAAATGGAATGCCAAATCTATATATTCGAAGAAAATAGGTTTTCCTTACATTTTTAACTTATAATTGTGCCTCctaaaaaacatgtttaaagttaaaaaattaaattaagtgaCTTATACTTCCTTTTTCTCCTTTACCGGTCGTATACATTAAGTAcgttcaatttttttgtaaacatagcctagaattttatttaaattctaTTTCTCTAACATGGAACATACCCTCAGAAGTTATTCAGTAATTTAATCTTcatgaatttttatttctattctAGTTAAATCCTCTTCACACATTCACTAAGGTATCAGGAGTACATAGTAGAAATCCATTTTTTCTCTACTCCATTTACAataatgtatataattttttcatagaAATCGGATATCGGCAAATTTACCATTACCATATATAACATAAAACTTCGCCGCCGATTCTTTCTAATCGAGCCTCTCGATCTGTCATTATACCCCTAGAAGTAGAAAGAATTACAATCCCCATTCCTCCTAAAACTCTCGGAATTTGTTGATAGTTAGAATAGATTCGTAGACCAGGTGTACTGatcctttttaaatttaaaaaagttttatacGATTCTTTCCTATTTCTTCTATACCGTAGAGTTAAAACTAAAAAGTATTTGTTGCTTTCTCCATGTTTTCTAACGTTTTCAACAAAACCCTCTCGTAAAAGTATTTTCACAATGTTTTCGGTGATATTAGTAAGTGGTATTTGAACCGTTCTTTTTCGATTCATGTCAGCATTGCGTATCAAAGTTAGCATATCAGCGATAGTATCTTTACCCACGATAGATTATTGCTCCTTACTTTCGATATAATAAACGTGCtcctgttttttgtttttttttttttttttgattcaataaaatatcatatattgAATATGAGAATATAATAATACTATATATAGATAGAAAATTCTAATTAGTCTAATCAGTATAATGTAAATCTATAATATAGAATattctaaaactaaaaaaagatagaaagaaaatgaatgaatgacctattataaattataaactagATAGATAATATTATATCGAATTCAGAATTCTATTTGTATTTTgtataaagtataaaaaaaaaatacaaatagaaTTCTGAATTCGAATTTGTATTTTGaatctatctatatctatatatatattcaatatatatatagatttcattcctttttcttttttttttttcatctattattattatttcgttttaaaaatatttattaattaatataatgacTTACtatttctaataacttatcgaTATGTATACTTTTCATATTTATGTAATAAtcttaatataaatattcataattataGAATAATGATTACACAAGTATATAAGGTATATATGTGAGATCTAATATATTTAGGACTCTATTTCACTTctattcaaatatatattcaaataGATTTCCTTCCTATTCATTCCAGTCCtaaataatatatctatatCACGATCTCGTATTATAATACCTCGGGTGCTAATGAAACTATTTTAGTGAAATTTAACTGTCTCAATTCTCGGGCTATTGCGGAAAAAATTCGAGTTCCTTTTGGATTTCCTTCTTTATCAATGAGAACCGCCGCATTATCATCATACTTTATTATTATACCATTACTACGTTTTAGTTCTTTACAAGTACGTACAATTACAGCCCTGATCACTTCAGATCTTTCTAAAGATGAATTTGGTACTGCTTTTTTGATTACAGCAACAACAATGTC harbors:
- the LOC120580176 gene encoding DNA-directed RNA polymerase subunit alpha, encoding MIREKVKVSARTLQWKCVESRVDSKRLYYGRFILSPLRKGQADTIGIAMRRILLGEIEGTCITRAKSEKIPHEYSTIVGIQESIHEILMNLKEIVLKSNLYGTRDASICFKGPGYVTAQDIILPPSVEIVDNTQHIANLTEPINLCIELQIERKRGYRIKTLNNIQDGSYTIDAVFMPVRNANHSIHSYVNGNEKQEILFLEIWTNGSLTPKEALYEASRNLIDLFIPFLHAEEENLNFENNQHKVTLPLFTFHDRLLKDKLRKNKKEIALKSIFIDQLELSPRIYNCLKKSNIHTLLELLNKSQEDLMKIEHFRVEDVKNILNILQIEKHFA
- the LOC120580178 gene encoding LOW QUALITY PROTEIN: cytochrome b6-like (The sequence of the model RefSeq protein was modified relative to this genomic sequence to represent the inferred CDS: inserted 1 base in 1 codon): MKFSYTVLRGVLWFTYLNKVYDWFEERLEIQAIADDITSKYVPPHVNIFYCLGGITLTCFLVQVATGFAMTFYYRPTVTEAFASVQYIMTEANFGWLIRSVHRWSASMMVLMMILHVFRVYLTGGFKKPRELTWVTGVVLGVLTASFGVTGYSLPWDQIGYWAVKIVTGVPDAIPVIGSSVVELLRGSASVGQSTLTRFYSLHTFVLPXSYCRIHVNALSNDT
- the LOC120580181 gene encoding 30S ribosomal protein S11, chloroplastic; this translates as MDISIYFRLIFFKIIKMAKSIPKIGSRKNGRIGSRKHPRKIPKGVIYVQASFNNTIVTVTDVRGRVISWSSAGSCGFKGTRRGTPFAAQTAAANAIRTVVDQGMQRAVVIIKGPGLGRDAALRAIARSGILLRFIRDVTPIPHNGCRAPKKRRV
- the LOC120580180 gene encoding cytochrome b6-f complex subunit 4 codes for the protein MSGSFGGWIYKNSPIPITKKPDLNDPVLRAKLAKGMGHNYYGEPAWPNDLLYIFPVVILGTIACNVGLAVLEPSMIGEPADPFATPLEILPEWYFFPVFQILRTVPNKLLGVLLMVSVPVGLLTVPFLENVNKFQNPFRRPVATTVFLIGTVVALWLGIGATLPIEKSLTLGLF